The following coding sequences are from one Patagioenas fasciata isolate bPatFas1 chromosome 23, bPatFas1.hap1, whole genome shotgun sequence window:
- the HES4 gene encoding transcription factor HES-4 isoform X2, which translates to MPADTGMEKPTASPIAGAPASASHTPDKPRSASEHRKSSKPIMEKRRRARINESLGQLKTLILDALKKDSSRHSKLEKADILEMTVKHLRNLQRAQMTAALSADPTVLGKYRAGFNECMNEVTRFLSTCEGVNTDVRTRLLSHLSACLGQIVAMNYPPPPPPGQPAHLAQQPLHVQLPPAAAGAVPVPCKLNPAEALSPKVYGGFQLVPATDGQFAFLIPNPAFPPSSGPVIPLYANANANVPVSAGSGSGNAAATPSASPVQGLTSFGGSIVPASQAGSPIAERSESVWRPW; encoded by the exons aTGCCCGCCGATACGGGCATGGAGAAACCCACCGCCTCGCCCATCGCGGGGGCGCCGGCCAGCGCCAGCCACACGCCGGACAAACCGCGGAGCGCCAGCGAGCACCGGAAG TCCTCCAAGCCCATCATGGAGAAGCGGCGCCGGGCGCGGATCAATGAGAGCCTGGGGCAGCTGAAGACGCTCATCCTGGATGCGCTGAAGAAGGAT AGCTCCCGGCACTCCAAGCTGGAGAAGGCGGACATCCTGGAGATGACCGTCAAGCACCTGCGGAACCTGCAGCGGGCGCAGATGACGG CCGCGCTTAGTGCCGACCCCACCGTCCTCGGCAAGTACCGGGCTGGATTCAACGAATGCATGAACGAAGTGACGCGGTTCCTATCCACCTGCGAAGGGGTGAACACCGACGTGCGGACCCGCCTGCTCAGCCACCTCTCGGCTTGCCTGGGCCAGATCGTGGCCATGAActacccgccgccgccgccgcccggccagCCCGCACATCTGGCGCAACAACCTCTGCATGTCCAGCTGccccctgcagcagctggagccgTGCCCGTCCCTTGCAAACTGAACCCCGCCGAAGCCCTGTCCCCCAAGGTCTATGGGGGCTTCCAACTTGTCCCTGCTACCGACGGCCAATTTGCTTTTCTCATCCCGAACCCAGCCTTCCCTCCCAGCTCCGGACCGGTTATTCCCCTCTACGCCAATGCCAACGCCAACGTCCCGGTGTCCGCGGGCAGCGGCTCAGGGAATGCGGCCGCCACCCCGTCAGCATCCCCGGTGCAGGGGTTGACATCATTTGGGGGCAGCATTGTTCCAGCGTCCCAGGCGGGGAGTCCCATCGCAGAGCGCAGCGAATCGGTCTGGAGGCCTTGGTGA
- the HES4 gene encoding transcription factor HES-4 isoform X1 yields the protein MPADTGMEKPTASPIAGAPASASHTPDKPRSASEHRKVNGGCRSGSGGSGGAGWRRARGRAESSKPIMEKRRRARINESLGQLKTLILDALKKDSSRHSKLEKADILEMTVKHLRNLQRAQMTAALSADPTVLGKYRAGFNECMNEVTRFLSTCEGVNTDVRTRLLSHLSACLGQIVAMNYPPPPPPGQPAHLAQQPLHVQLPPAAAGAVPVPCKLNPAEALSPKVYGGFQLVPATDGQFAFLIPNPAFPPSSGPVIPLYANANANVPVSAGSGSGNAAATPSASPVQGLTSFGGSIVPASQAGSPIAERSESVWRPW from the exons aTGCCCGCCGATACGGGCATGGAGAAACCCACCGCCTCGCCCATCGCGGGGGCGCCGGCCAGCGCCAGCCACACGCCGGACAAACCGCGGAGCGCCAGCGAGCACCGGAAGGTAAATGGCGGGTGCCGGTCggggagcggcggcagcggcggtgCTGGATGGCGGCGAGCCCGCGGCCGTGCTGAG TCCTCCAAGCCCATCATGGAGAAGCGGCGCCGGGCGCGGATCAATGAGAGCCTGGGGCAGCTGAAGACGCTCATCCTGGATGCGCTGAAGAAGGAT AGCTCCCGGCACTCCAAGCTGGAGAAGGCGGACATCCTGGAGATGACCGTCAAGCACCTGCGGAACCTGCAGCGGGCGCAGATGACGG CCGCGCTTAGTGCCGACCCCACCGTCCTCGGCAAGTACCGGGCTGGATTCAACGAATGCATGAACGAAGTGACGCGGTTCCTATCCACCTGCGAAGGGGTGAACACCGACGTGCGGACCCGCCTGCTCAGCCACCTCTCGGCTTGCCTGGGCCAGATCGTGGCCATGAActacccgccgccgccgccgcccggccagCCCGCACATCTGGCGCAACAACCTCTGCATGTCCAGCTGccccctgcagcagctggagccgTGCCCGTCCCTTGCAAACTGAACCCCGCCGAAGCCCTGTCCCCCAAGGTCTATGGGGGCTTCCAACTTGTCCCTGCTACCGACGGCCAATTTGCTTTTCTCATCCCGAACCCAGCCTTCCCTCCCAGCTCCGGACCGGTTATTCCCCTCTACGCCAATGCCAACGCCAACGTCCCGGTGTCCGCGGGCAGCGGCTCAGGGAATGCGGCCGCCACCCCGTCAGCATCCCCGGTGCAGGGGTTGACATCATTTGGGGGCAGCATTGTTCCAGCGTCCCAGGCGGGGAGTCCCATCGCAGAGCGCAGCGAATCGGTCTGGAGGCCTTGGTGA